From Juglans regia cultivar Chandler chromosome 6, Walnut 2.0, whole genome shotgun sequence, the proteins below share one genomic window:
- the LOC109009823 gene encoding protein DA1-like isoform X3, translated as MQFYKIFKGSGHKDSDGHLHTYYGGDPDQYSPASSGDIWPESENEDIDHAIQLSLLEESQKGKNVIDCDFPLEDDEQLARALQESLTVESPPQYGYGNVYQPAPIYFPLGLRICGGCYTEIGYGRYLNCLNAFWHPECFRCRACNLPISDYEFSTSGSYPYHKSCYRENYHPKCDVCKLFIPTNPAGLIEYRAHPFWVQKYCPFHEHDGTPRCCSCERMEPRETRYVALKDGRKLCLACLESAIMDTVDCQPLYIDIQQFYEGLNMEVEQQIPLLLVERQALNEAREGEKNGHYHMPETRGLCLSEEQTISTILRRPRNGTGNRAMKMITEPYKLSRRCEVTAILILYGLPRLLTGSILAHEMMHAWLRLRGYPNLSQDVEEGICQVLAHMWLESKLTSGSGSNVASTSSSASTAPKSGTTSLYERELGEFFKHQIKSDISPVYGGGFRAGQQAVHQYGLQETLNQIWMTGRFPY; from the exons ATGCAATTCTA CAAAATTTTTAAGGGTTCCGGCCATAAAGATTCAGATGGGCATTTGCATACATACTATGGTGGAGATCCAGATCAATATTCACCTGCTAGTTCAGGG GATATATGGCCAGAGAGTGAAAATGAAGATATAGATCATGCCATTCAACTCTCTCTTTTAGAAGAAagtcaaaagggaaaaaatgtgATTG ATTGTGATTTTCCATTGGAGGATGATGAACAACTTGCCCGAGCTCTACAAGAAAGCCTAACTGTGGAATCTCCTCCCCAATATGGATATGGAAATGTTTATCAACCTGCCCCAATTTACTTCCCTCTGGGGTTAAG GATATGTGGTGGTTGCTACACTGAGATTGGTTATGGGCGATATCTTAATTGTCTCAATGCATTTTGGCATCCTGAATGCTTCCGGTGTCGTGCTTGCAACCTGCCCATCTCTGATTACGAG TTCTCTACTTCTGGGAGTTATCCATACCATAAATCTTGCTACAGGGAGAATTACCACCCAAAATGTGACGTTTGCAAGCTCTTT ATTCCAACAAATCCTGCTGGTCTAATTGAATATAGGGCACATCCATTTTGGGTTCAGAAATACTGCCCTTTTCATGAACATGATGGCACTCCTCGGTGTTGCAGCTGTGAGCGAATGGAG CCACGAGAGACGAGATATGTTGCCCTTAAGGACGGTCGGAAGCTCTGTCTAGCGTGTCTGGAATCTGCAATTATGGATACCGTTGATTGCCAACCCCTATATATTGATATACAACAATTTTATGAAGGTCTAAATATGGAAGTGGAGCAGCAAATTCCATTACTCTTGGTTGAGAGACAAGCACTAAATGAAGCAAGAGAAGGAGAAAAGAAT GGCCATTATCACATGCCTGAGACCAGAGGGCTATGCCTTTCTGAGGAGCAAACTATCAGCACT ATTTTAAGGCGACCAAGGAATGGTACAGGAAATCGAGCTATGAAGATGATAACAGAGCCCTACAAACTATCGCGTCGATGTGAGGTTACTGCAATTCTCATATTGTATGGTCTTCCAAG GTTGCTTACCGGATCAATCCTAGCTCATGAGATGATGCACGCATGGCTGCGTCTTAGAG GTTACCCGAATCTCAGTCAAGATGTCGAGGAAGGTATCTGTCAGGTTCTAGCTCACATGTGGTTGGAATCCAAGCTCACGTCTGGATCAGGCAGCAATGTTGCATCAACCTCATCATCTGCTTCCACCGCACCCAAAAGCGGTACGACATCTCTATATGAAAGAGAGCTTGGGGAGTTCTTCAAACATCAGATCAAATCAGACATTTCTCCGGTGTATGGAGGCGGATTCAGAGCCGGTCAACAGGCAGTGCATCAATATGGTCTTCAGGAGACCCTTAACCAAATATGGATGACAGGGAGATTTCCTTATTGA
- the LOC109009823 gene encoding protein DA1-like isoform X2 translates to MGWFSKIFKGSGHKDSDGHLHTYYGGDPDQYSPASSGDIWPESENEDIDHAIQLSLLEESQKGKNVIDCDFPLEDDEQLARALQESLTVESPPQYGYGNVYQPAPIYFPLGLRICGGCYTEIGYGRYLNCLNAFWHPECFRCRACNLPISDYEFSTSGSYPYHKSCYRENYHPKCDVCKLFIPTNPAGLIEYRAHPFWVQKYCPFHEHDGTPRCCSCERMEPRETRYVALKDGRKLCLACLESAIMDTVDCQPLYIDIQQFYEGLNMEVEQQIPLLLVERQALNEAREGEKNGHYHMPETRGLCLSEEQTISTILRRPRNGTGNRAMKMITEPYKLSRRCEVTAILILYGLPRLLTGSILAHEMMHAWLRLRGYPNLSQDVEEGICQVLAHMWLESKLTSGSGSNVASTSSSASTAPKSGTTSLYERELGEFFKHQIKSDISPVYGGGFRAGQQAVHQYGLQETLNQIWMTGRFPY, encoded by the exons ATGGGTTGGTTTAGCAAAATTTTTAAGGGTTCCGGCCATAAAGATTCAGATGGGCATTTGCATACATACTATGGTGGAGATCCAGATCAATATTCACCTGCTAGTTCAGGG GATATATGGCCAGAGAGTGAAAATGAAGATATAGATCATGCCATTCAACTCTCTCTTTTAGAAGAAagtcaaaagggaaaaaatgtgATTG ATTGTGATTTTCCATTGGAGGATGATGAACAACTTGCCCGAGCTCTACAAGAAAGCCTAACTGTGGAATCTCCTCCCCAATATGGATATGGAAATGTTTATCAACCTGCCCCAATTTACTTCCCTCTGGGGTTAAG GATATGTGGTGGTTGCTACACTGAGATTGGTTATGGGCGATATCTTAATTGTCTCAATGCATTTTGGCATCCTGAATGCTTCCGGTGTCGTGCTTGCAACCTGCCCATCTCTGATTACGAG TTCTCTACTTCTGGGAGTTATCCATACCATAAATCTTGCTACAGGGAGAATTACCACCCAAAATGTGACGTTTGCAAGCTCTTT ATTCCAACAAATCCTGCTGGTCTAATTGAATATAGGGCACATCCATTTTGGGTTCAGAAATACTGCCCTTTTCATGAACATGATGGCACTCCTCGGTGTTGCAGCTGTGAGCGAATGGAG CCACGAGAGACGAGATATGTTGCCCTTAAGGACGGTCGGAAGCTCTGTCTAGCGTGTCTGGAATCTGCAATTATGGATACCGTTGATTGCCAACCCCTATATATTGATATACAACAATTTTATGAAGGTCTAAATATGGAAGTGGAGCAGCAAATTCCATTACTCTTGGTTGAGAGACAAGCACTAAATGAAGCAAGAGAAGGAGAAAAGAAT GGCCATTATCACATGCCTGAGACCAGAGGGCTATGCCTTTCTGAGGAGCAAACTATCAGCACT ATTTTAAGGCGACCAAGGAATGGTACAGGAAATCGAGCTATGAAGATGATAACAGAGCCCTACAAACTATCGCGTCGATGTGAGGTTACTGCAATTCTCATATTGTATGGTCTTCCAAG GTTGCTTACCGGATCAATCCTAGCTCATGAGATGATGCACGCATGGCTGCGTCTTAGAG GTTACCCGAATCTCAGTCAAGATGTCGAGGAAGGTATCTGTCAGGTTCTAGCTCACATGTGGTTGGAATCCAAGCTCACGTCTGGATCAGGCAGCAATGTTGCATCAACCTCATCATCTGCTTCCACCGCACCCAAAAGCGGTACGACATCTCTATATGAAAGAGAGCTTGGGGAGTTCTTCAAACATCAGATCAAATCAGACATTTCTCCGGTGTATGGAGGCGGATTCAGAGCCGGTCAACAGGCAGTGCATCAATATGGTCTTCAGGAGACCCTTAACCAAATATGGATGACAGGGAGATTTCCTTATTGA
- the LOC109009823 gene encoding protein DA1-like isoform X4 translates to MPVYRFAWRHNRSRAHAILDIWPESENEDIDHAIQLSLLEESQKGKNVIDCDFPLEDDEQLARALQESLTVESPPQYGYGNVYQPAPIYFPLGLRICGGCYTEIGYGRYLNCLNAFWHPECFRCRACNLPISDYEFSTSGSYPYHKSCYRENYHPKCDVCKLFIPTNPAGLIEYRAHPFWVQKYCPFHEHDGTPRCCSCERMEPRETRYVALKDGRKLCLACLESAIMDTVDCQPLYIDIQQFYEGLNMEVEQQIPLLLVERQALNEAREGEKNGHYHMPETRGLCLSEEQTISTILRRPRNGTGNRAMKMITEPYKLSRRCEVTAILILYGLPRLLTGSILAHEMMHAWLRLRGYPNLSQDVEEGICQVLAHMWLESKLTSGSGSNVASTSSSASTAPKSGTTSLYERELGEFFKHQIKSDISPVYGGGFRAGQQAVHQYGLQETLNQIWMTGRFPY, encoded by the exons atGCCTG TATATCGATTTGCTTGGAGACATAATCGGAGTAGAGCACATGCAATTCTA GATATATGGCCAGAGAGTGAAAATGAAGATATAGATCATGCCATTCAACTCTCTCTTTTAGAAGAAagtcaaaagggaaaaaatgtgATTG ATTGTGATTTTCCATTGGAGGATGATGAACAACTTGCCCGAGCTCTACAAGAAAGCCTAACTGTGGAATCTCCTCCCCAATATGGATATGGAAATGTTTATCAACCTGCCCCAATTTACTTCCCTCTGGGGTTAAG GATATGTGGTGGTTGCTACACTGAGATTGGTTATGGGCGATATCTTAATTGTCTCAATGCATTTTGGCATCCTGAATGCTTCCGGTGTCGTGCTTGCAACCTGCCCATCTCTGATTACGAG TTCTCTACTTCTGGGAGTTATCCATACCATAAATCTTGCTACAGGGAGAATTACCACCCAAAATGTGACGTTTGCAAGCTCTTT ATTCCAACAAATCCTGCTGGTCTAATTGAATATAGGGCACATCCATTTTGGGTTCAGAAATACTGCCCTTTTCATGAACATGATGGCACTCCTCGGTGTTGCAGCTGTGAGCGAATGGAG CCACGAGAGACGAGATATGTTGCCCTTAAGGACGGTCGGAAGCTCTGTCTAGCGTGTCTGGAATCTGCAATTATGGATACCGTTGATTGCCAACCCCTATATATTGATATACAACAATTTTATGAAGGTCTAAATATGGAAGTGGAGCAGCAAATTCCATTACTCTTGGTTGAGAGACAAGCACTAAATGAAGCAAGAGAAGGAGAAAAGAAT GGCCATTATCACATGCCTGAGACCAGAGGGCTATGCCTTTCTGAGGAGCAAACTATCAGCACT ATTTTAAGGCGACCAAGGAATGGTACAGGAAATCGAGCTATGAAGATGATAACAGAGCCCTACAAACTATCGCGTCGATGTGAGGTTACTGCAATTCTCATATTGTATGGTCTTCCAAG GTTGCTTACCGGATCAATCCTAGCTCATGAGATGATGCACGCATGGCTGCGTCTTAGAG GTTACCCGAATCTCAGTCAAGATGTCGAGGAAGGTATCTGTCAGGTTCTAGCTCACATGTGGTTGGAATCCAAGCTCACGTCTGGATCAGGCAGCAATGTTGCATCAACCTCATCATCTGCTTCCACCGCACCCAAAAGCGGTACGACATCTCTATATGAAAGAGAGCTTGGGGAGTTCTTCAAACATCAGATCAAATCAGACATTTCTCCGGTGTATGGAGGCGGATTCAGAGCCGGTCAACAGGCAGTGCATCAATATGGTCTTCAGGAGACCCTTAACCAAATATGGATGACAGGGAGATTTCCTTATTGA
- the LOC109009823 gene encoding protein DA1-like isoform X1, which yields MNCQMQYIDLLGDIIGVEHMQFYKIFKGSGHKDSDGHLHTYYGGDPDQYSPASSGDIWPESENEDIDHAIQLSLLEESQKGKNVIDCDFPLEDDEQLARALQESLTVESPPQYGYGNVYQPAPIYFPLGLRICGGCYTEIGYGRYLNCLNAFWHPECFRCRACNLPISDYEFSTSGSYPYHKSCYRENYHPKCDVCKLFIPTNPAGLIEYRAHPFWVQKYCPFHEHDGTPRCCSCERMEPRETRYVALKDGRKLCLACLESAIMDTVDCQPLYIDIQQFYEGLNMEVEQQIPLLLVERQALNEAREGEKNGHYHMPETRGLCLSEEQTISTILRRPRNGTGNRAMKMITEPYKLSRRCEVTAILILYGLPRLLTGSILAHEMMHAWLRLRGYPNLSQDVEEGICQVLAHMWLESKLTSGSGSNVASTSSSASTAPKSGTTSLYERELGEFFKHQIKSDISPVYGGGFRAGQQAVHQYGLQETLNQIWMTGRFPY from the exons ATGAATTGTCAAATGCAGTATATCGATTTGCTTGGAGACATAATCGGAGTAGAGCACATGCAATTCTA CAAAATTTTTAAGGGTTCCGGCCATAAAGATTCAGATGGGCATTTGCATACATACTATGGTGGAGATCCAGATCAATATTCACCTGCTAGTTCAGGG GATATATGGCCAGAGAGTGAAAATGAAGATATAGATCATGCCATTCAACTCTCTCTTTTAGAAGAAagtcaaaagggaaaaaatgtgATTG ATTGTGATTTTCCATTGGAGGATGATGAACAACTTGCCCGAGCTCTACAAGAAAGCCTAACTGTGGAATCTCCTCCCCAATATGGATATGGAAATGTTTATCAACCTGCCCCAATTTACTTCCCTCTGGGGTTAAG GATATGTGGTGGTTGCTACACTGAGATTGGTTATGGGCGATATCTTAATTGTCTCAATGCATTTTGGCATCCTGAATGCTTCCGGTGTCGTGCTTGCAACCTGCCCATCTCTGATTACGAG TTCTCTACTTCTGGGAGTTATCCATACCATAAATCTTGCTACAGGGAGAATTACCACCCAAAATGTGACGTTTGCAAGCTCTTT ATTCCAACAAATCCTGCTGGTCTAATTGAATATAGGGCACATCCATTTTGGGTTCAGAAATACTGCCCTTTTCATGAACATGATGGCACTCCTCGGTGTTGCAGCTGTGAGCGAATGGAG CCACGAGAGACGAGATATGTTGCCCTTAAGGACGGTCGGAAGCTCTGTCTAGCGTGTCTGGAATCTGCAATTATGGATACCGTTGATTGCCAACCCCTATATATTGATATACAACAATTTTATGAAGGTCTAAATATGGAAGTGGAGCAGCAAATTCCATTACTCTTGGTTGAGAGACAAGCACTAAATGAAGCAAGAGAAGGAGAAAAGAAT GGCCATTATCACATGCCTGAGACCAGAGGGCTATGCCTTTCTGAGGAGCAAACTATCAGCACT ATTTTAAGGCGACCAAGGAATGGTACAGGAAATCGAGCTATGAAGATGATAACAGAGCCCTACAAACTATCGCGTCGATGTGAGGTTACTGCAATTCTCATATTGTATGGTCTTCCAAG GTTGCTTACCGGATCAATCCTAGCTCATGAGATGATGCACGCATGGCTGCGTCTTAGAG GTTACCCGAATCTCAGTCAAGATGTCGAGGAAGGTATCTGTCAGGTTCTAGCTCACATGTGGTTGGAATCCAAGCTCACGTCTGGATCAGGCAGCAATGTTGCATCAACCTCATCATCTGCTTCCACCGCACCCAAAAGCGGTACGACATCTCTATATGAAAGAGAGCTTGGGGAGTTCTTCAAACATCAGATCAAATCAGACATTTCTCCGGTGTATGGAGGCGGATTCAGAGCCGGTCAACAGGCAGTGCATCAATATGGTCTTCAGGAGACCCTTAACCAAATATGGATGACAGGGAGATTTCCTTATTGA